Proteins encoded within one genomic window of Elusimicrobiota bacterium:
- a CDS encoding 5-formyltetrahydrofolate cyclo-ligase, whose translation MEKAIIRQRIAVLRDNWPEKERIKMNKLIEKNVYGLKEFEKAKAVMLFVPFRSEVDTLPIIKTALKLKKRVILPRVEKTLAEKKLLAIEINDVKKDLKTGAYGILEPFKKAKEVTPEEIELVFVPGIAFDKKGSRIGYGGGYYDRFLKNIPLSKRIGIAYSFQLAGNIPSTKHDLKVAKVLTEKGVKLC comes from the coding sequence ATGGAAAAAGCAATAATCAGGCAAAGAATAGCTGTTCTTAGGGATAATTGGCCTGAAAAAGAAAGAATCAAAATGAATAAGCTTATCGAAAAGAATGTTTACGGCCTTAAAGAGTTTGAAAAAGCAAAAGCTGTTATGCTTTTTGTTCCATTCCGGTCGGAAGTTGATACGCTTCCGATTATTAAAACAGCCTTGAAACTGAAAAAGCGGGTCATTCTTCCAAGGGTTGAGAAAACACTTGCGGAAAAAAAGCTGTTAGCAATTGAAATCAATGATGTAAAAAAGGATTTAAAAACCGGGGCATACGGAATACTTGAGCCGTTTAAAAAAGCCAAAGAAGTTACTCCGGAAGAAATAGAGCTTGTATTTGTGCCGGGAATAGCATTTGACAAAAAAGGCAGTAGAATTGGATATGGCGGCGGGTATTACGACCGGTTTCTAAAAAACATACCGCTTTCAAAAAGAATCGGGATTGCGTACAGTTTCCAACTGGCCGGAAATATACCGTCAACAAAACACGATTTAAAAGTAGCTAAAGTTTTAACTGAAAAAGGAGTTAAATTATGTTAA
- the rplT gene encoding 50S ribosomal protein L20, with the protein MRIKSGVYTRQRKKKYFRLAKGSYSNKGNRWRMVHQHVEKSLEKSYIDRKKKKRNYKKLWISRINAIAREFNLPYNKFMNGLVKSGVTINRKMLADMAVNDRASFTNLMDLAKKALAK; encoded by the coding sequence ATGAGAATAAAAAGCGGAGTTTATACAAGACAAAGAAAGAAAAAATATTTTAGGCTGGCTAAAGGCAGTTACTCAAACAAGGGAAACCGCTGGAGAATGGTCCACCAGCATGTGGAAAAATCCCTGGAAAAATCTTACATTGACAGAAAAAAGAAAAAAAGAAATTACAAAAAATTATGGATTTCAAGGATTAATGCCATAGCCAGAGAGTTTAACCTACCATATAACAAATTCATGAACGGGCTTGTCAAATCAGGCGTTACCATCAACCGTAAAATGCTTGCAGACATGGCAGTAAATGACCGTGCATCATTTACAAACCTCATGGACCTTGCAAAAAAAGCCCTGGCAAAATAA
- a CDS encoding polyprenyl synthetase family protein: MKKIEDVLNSWKNLIDKSLKYYLTPKSKDFNQQIYDAMIYSVFPGGKRIRPILTLASAKACGLPEKDVLPAACAIEIVHSYSLIHDDLPSMDNAPLRRGKPTVHKKFNEGLAVLAGDALLTKAFELCSDNAKNTKVKPAQAIKAISALARAAGDVGMIGGQVADTFGAHKNLDRKKRERLLDYIHTHKTGDLIEVSVLLGGILAGVNEKKLKALKSYGRKIGLAFQVVDDIFDSEEDADKLTYPNFYGLDNSRKLACQLISDAKKELKLFGPKANILSSLADFVIQRKS, from the coding sequence ATGAAAAAGATAGAAGATGTTCTCAATAGCTGGAAAAATTTGATAGATAAGTCTTTAAAATATTATTTGACACCAAAGTCAAAAGACTTTAATCAGCAGATATATGATGCTATGATTTATTCTGTTTTTCCGGGTGGAAAAAGGATAAGGCCTATTCTTACGCTGGCTTCAGCGAAGGCCTGCGGATTGCCAGAGAAAGATGTTCTGCCTGCGGCCTGCGCTATTGAAATTGTTCATAGTTATTCGCTGATTCATGATGATTTGCCTTCTATGGATAATGCGCCTTTGCGCAGGGGAAAACCGACGGTTCATAAGAAGTTTAATGAAGGTTTAGCTGTGCTGGCAGGTGATGCGCTGCTTACAAAAGCTTTTGAGTTATGTTCAGATAATGCTAAGAACACTAAAGTAAAACCCGCCCAGGCAATTAAGGCTATTTCTGCGCTTGCAAGAGCCGCAGGGGATGTTGGTATGATTGGCGGGCAGGTGGCAGATACTTTTGGTGCTCATAAAAATCTGGATAGAAAGAAACGCGAAAGGCTTCTTGATTATATTCATACGCACAAAACAGGCGACCTGATAGAAGTAAGTGTTTTGCTTGGGGGGATTCTTGCAGGGGTAAACGAGAAGAAGCTTAAGGCGCTTAAAAGTTATGGACGCAAGATTGGGCTGGCGTTTCAGGTGGTGGATGATATTTTTGATAGCGAAGAAGACGCAGATAAGTTGACCTATCCAAATTTCTACGGTTTAGATAACTCCCGCAAACTTGCCTGCCAATTAATTTCCGATGCAAAAAAAGAACTAAAACTATTTGGGCCAAAAGCTAATATACTTTCTTCTCTTGCTGACTTTGTCATCCAAAGAAAAAGCTAA
- the rpmI gene encoding 50S ribosomal protein L35 — MNKLKTHSGAKKRFRVTGTGKIKYKQAGQRHLLTGMSSNRGRRLRRTEVLSGPERKIIKLTLGNR; from the coding sequence ATGAACAAATTAAAAACACACAGCGGTGCAAAAAAAAGATTTAGAGTAACAGGGACAGGCAAGATCAAATACAAACAGGCAGGACAGAGGCATTTGTTAACCGGGATGTCTTCAAATAGAGGCAGGCGCCTCAGAAGAACCGAAGTATTAAGCGGTCCGGAGAGAAAAATCATAAAACTAACATTGGGAAATCGATAA
- the rny gene encoding ribonuclease Y, with product MLIIAAVVSVVIGITVGYFLRILYGKSKLSASETLAKKILADAQTLAEAKKKEALLEVKETLERDRRELEKEFKDRKQEITNQERRINQKEENLERKADIIEKKERDLQERERNMHLKEKSLQDELLAVQKTREEQRIVLERVAGMTAEEAKKILFQNYEDEVRKESALRARSIEQEARETAEKKAKEIVAIAIQRYSADHSTDTTTTTITIQNDEIKGRIIGREGRNIRAFEQATGVDLIVDDTPETITISAFEPLRREIAKISLERLIADGRIHPARIEEVVAKVKVEMEDVLKEIGEKTVVELGIVGINTELLKLIGKLKFRTSYGQNQLQHTIEVAWLSANIAGELGADINMCKKAALLHDIGKAVDHEQEGTHHQISAEIAKKYGESDKMINIILSHHEGFAQPQSVEAFIIAAADAISAARPGARRESVEHYIKRLEKLEKVATDFRGVETAYAIQAGREIRIMVEPEEIDDTKAYALAKDVAKKIEQELEYPGQIKVVVIREIRAQEIAK from the coding sequence ATGTTAATTATTGCAGCAGTTGTGAGCGTCGTAATAGGCATTACCGTGGGGTATTTTTTAAGAATACTCTATGGTAAATCGAAATTAAGCGCTTCTGAAACACTGGCAAAGAAAATTCTCGCAGACGCGCAAACCCTGGCTGAAGCAAAGAAAAAAGAAGCTTTGCTGGAAGTAAAAGAAACCCTTGAACGCGACAGGCGCGAGCTTGAAAAAGAATTCAAGGACCGCAAGCAGGAGATAACAAACCAGGAAAGGCGTATCAACCAGAAAGAAGAAAACTTGGAAAGAAAAGCGGACATTATCGAAAAAAAAGAACGGGACCTTCAGGAAAGGGAAAGAAATATGCATCTAAAGGAAAAATCCCTTCAGGATGAACTGCTTGCAGTGCAAAAAACCCGGGAAGAGCAGAGAATAGTTCTTGAAAGAGTCGCCGGAATGACGGCCGAAGAAGCCAAGAAGATTCTTTTTCAGAACTATGAGGATGAGGTAAGAAAGGAATCAGCATTAAGAGCCCGCAGTATTGAACAGGAAGCAAGGGAAACAGCCGAAAAGAAAGCCAAGGAAATTGTCGCTATAGCGATACAGCGTTATTCTGCTGACCATTCTACAGATACGACAACCACAACAATTACCATACAGAACGATGAAATAAAGGGAAGAATTATCGGCCGGGAGGGAAGAAACATCCGTGCGTTTGAACAAGCAACGGGTGTTGACCTTATTGTTGACGATACTCCTGAAACTATTACGATTTCCGCTTTTGAGCCGCTGCGCAGAGAGATAGCAAAAATATCATTGGAACGCCTCATTGCTGACGGAAGGATTCACCCGGCAAGAATTGAGGAAGTTGTGGCTAAAGTAAAAGTAGAAATGGAAGACGTGTTAAAAGAAATCGGCGAGAAGACAGTAGTTGAACTCGGTATTGTAGGAATAAATACTGAATTACTGAAACTTATAGGAAAACTCAAATTCAGGACTTCCTACGGGCAGAACCAGTTACAGCACACTATTGAAGTTGCATGGCTGTCGGCAAATATAGCAGGTGAGCTGGGCGCTGATATAAATATGTGTAAAAAAGCGGCGTTACTGCACGATATCGGTAAAGCTGTTGACCACGAACAAGAGGGAACACATCACCAGATTTCAGCCGAAATAGCCAAAAAGTACGGCGAGTCTGACAAGATGATAAATATAATTCTTTCGCACCATGAAGGATTTGCTCAGCCGCAATCTGTTGAAGCGTTTATTATAGCCGCCGCAGATGCTATTTCCGCCGCGAGGCCGGGCGCAAGAAGGGAATCAGTAGAACATTACATCAAACGCCTTGAAAAACTTGAAAAAGTCGCCACAGATTTCCGCGGCGTAGAAACTGCTTACGCGATTCAGGCGGGGCGCGAAATCCGCATTATGGTGGAGCCGGAAGAAATTGACGATACAAAGGCCTACGCTCTGGCGAAAGATGTTGCGAAAAAGATTGAACAGGAGCTTGAATACCCGGGACAGATAAAGGTGGTTGTTATCAGGGAAATCAGGGCCCAGGAAATAGCGAAGTAA
- the pheS gene encoding phenylalanine--tRNA ligase subunit alpha, with protein MKKPDSSLAQKTALDIKNVQKEIFELVNSASDIKLLEELKNKYLGRKGKINAISQNLPEIPVDKRKEIGQALNKLKTETETSIDNKFKTLSRASAETSEANKEKIDITLPGNPVNHAHKHPLTQITQEISKIFISLGFQTATGPDIESDYYNFEALNIPAEHPARDMHDTFYIKTDSQPDGPGTTLLRTHTSPVQIRVMEKFQPPVRIIVPGRVYRNEAIDATHSAVFHQIEGLAVDENITFADLKATLATFAKKMFGEKIAVRFRPSYFPFTEPSAEMDVRCIFCGGKGCKICKNLGWLETLGCGMVNPRVFDYVKYDREKYTGFAFGIGVERITMLKFGVDDVRLFYENDLRFLKQF; from the coding sequence ATGAAAAAACCTGATTCTTCTTTGGCCCAAAAGACGGCGCTTGATATTAAGAATGTTCAAAAAGAAATATTTGAGCTTGTAAATTCTGCGTCAGATATCAAGCTTCTCGAGGAACTAAAAAACAAATACCTCGGAAGAAAAGGCAAGATAAACGCCATATCACAAAATCTTCCGGAAATCCCTGTTGATAAAAGAAAAGAAATAGGGCAGGCGTTAAACAAGCTGAAAACCGAAACCGAAACATCGATAGACAACAAATTCAAAACTCTCAGCCGGGCTTCTGCCGAAACCTCGGAAGCAAATAAAGAAAAAATCGACATTACCTTACCTGGGAACCCTGTAAATCATGCGCATAAACACCCTCTTACGCAGATTACGCAAGAGATTTCCAAAATCTTTATCTCCCTGGGTTTTCAGACAGCAACCGGCCCCGATATAGAATCCGATTATTACAATTTTGAAGCGCTTAATATACCAGCTGAACATCCGGCAAGGGATATGCATGATACTTTTTACATAAAAACTGATTCACAGCCGGACGGGCCGGGCACTACTCTGTTAAGGACGCACACTTCTCCCGTACAGATAAGGGTTATGGAGAAATTCCAGCCGCCTGTAAGAATTATTGTTCCCGGGAGAGTTTACCGCAATGAAGCGATAGACGCTACTCATTCGGCAGTTTTCCATCAGATTGAAGGCCTTGCTGTAGATGAAAATATAACTTTCGCAGACCTTAAAGCGACCCTTGCTACTTTCGCAAAAAAAATGTTCGGTGAAAAAATAGCAGTTAGATTCAGGCCTTCCTATTTTCCGTTCACGGAGCCTTCAGCAGAAATGGATGTCAGATGTATTTTTTGCGGCGGAAAAGGCTGCAAGATTTGCAAGAATTTAGGCTGGCTTGAGACCCTTGGATGCGGAATGGTAAACCCCAGGGTTTTCGATTATGTAAAATATGACAGGGAAAAGTACACCGGTTTTGCTTTTGGCATAGGTGTAGAACGCATAACAATGCTTAAGTTCGGCGTGGATGATGTGCGTTTATTCTATGAAAATGACTTGAGATTTCTTAAACAGTTCTAA
- a CDS encoding replication-associated recombination protein A yields MKHTEIGGNDLFAIKQNSTAQQDKPFALKVAPVDFDGFVGQDEILGPGKLLRRIIDSDKISSLIFFGPSGTGKSALARIVSKKTKSHFVESNAVMIGVNDLRKIIDEAYNRKQFNAVKTILLLDEIHHFNRTQQDALLPYVEKGIITLIGITTENPYFYINSALLSRSLVFQFKAHTQQDIEKIIHNALKNPENGINGNTIDLKDDALKHILKYAEGDARKALNALEIGIVTSAPSKDGKIVFDLKLAEESTQNKSIVYDKSGDAHYDHISAFIKSIRGSDPDAALYWMAKMLEAGEDPRFIARRIIIAASEDVGNADPQALQVAISVLQAIEFVGMPEGRIPLAQAVTYVATAPKSNASYLAISAAQQEVKNGKLRDVPNHLKDASVDGEKLGHGKGYKYPHSFEGHFVEQEYMPEHKEFYTPSEEGFEAIIKKRMAGWKKQ; encoded by the coding sequence ATGAAACACACTGAAATTGGCGGCAATGATTTATTTGCCATAAAGCAAAACAGCACGGCGCAGCAAGACAAACCATTTGCTCTTAAAGTAGCTCCTGTTGATTTTGACGGTTTTGTAGGGCAGGACGAAATTTTGGGCCCCGGAAAGCTCTTGCGCAGAATCATAGACTCAGACAAAATCAGCTCGCTTATCTTTTTCGGCCCTTCCGGCACAGGCAAAAGCGCACTCGCCAGAATAGTATCAAAGAAAACAAAATCTCATTTTGTTGAAAGCAACGCAGTAATGATCGGCGTCAATGATTTGCGTAAAATAATTGACGAGGCCTATAACCGCAAGCAGTTCAACGCAGTAAAAACCATTCTTTTACTTGACGAAATCCACCATTTTAACCGCACCCAGCAGGATGCCCTGCTCCCTTATGTTGAAAAAGGCATAATAACTCTGATTGGTATAACGACTGAAAATCCTTACTTCTATATTAATTCGGCGCTATTATCCAGGTCGCTGGTATTCCAGTTCAAGGCGCATACGCAGCAAGATATTGAAAAAATAATTCATAACGCTCTAAAAAATCCTGAAAACGGGATTAATGGAAATACTATCGACCTGAAAGATGACGCACTCAAACACATTCTAAAATATGCCGAAGGAGACGCAAGAAAAGCTTTAAATGCTCTTGAAATAGGGATTGTAACATCAGCGCCGTCAAAAGACGGCAAAATCGTTTTTGACCTCAAGCTCGCAGAAGAATCCACTCAAAACAAGTCCATTGTTTATGACAAATCCGGGGATGCTCATTATGACCATATCTCGGCGTTTATTAAATCCATCCGCGGAAGCGACCCCGATGCGGCTCTTTATTGGATGGCAAAAATGCTGGAAGCAGGCGAAGATCCCAGGTTTATTGCCAGGCGGATAATTATTGCCGCCAGTGAAGATGTAGGCAATGCTGACCCCCAGGCGCTTCAGGTAGCTATCTCTGTGCTTCAGGCCATTGAATTTGTAGGCATGCCTGAAGGCAGAATACCGTTAGCCCAGGCAGTAACCTATGTTGCAACTGCGCCAAAATCCAATGCAAGCTATCTGGCCATATCTGCGGCTCAGCAGGAAGTTAAAAACGGCAAATTGCGCGATGTTCCTAATCATTTGAAAGATGCAAGCGTTGACGGGGAAAAATTAGGCCATGGCAAAGGCTATAAATATCCTCACAGTTTTGAAGGCCATTTTGTGGAGCAGGAATATATGCCTGAACACAAGGAATTTTATACGCCGTCTGAAGAAGGATTTGAAGCAATAATTAAAAAGAGGATGGCTGGATGGAAAAAGCAATAA
- the infC gene encoding translation initiation factor IF-3: MKPGEHKNYVRTNDYIRVPQVRLIDETEGQLGVKTIQEALKLAREKGKDLIEIVPQSNPPICKIMDFSKYKYEQNQKLKDQRKRQRNTSIIKEIRLRPMISEHDLAFKLNHARDFFEENHKVKFTILFLGREMSHNQIGRELAKKIREQLKEVAEVDFEPKLEGNRLIAQFSPIKK; this comes from the coding sequence GTGAAACCCGGAGAACATAAAAACTACGTTCGTACCAATGATTACATAAGAGTGCCTCAGGTAAGACTGATTGATGAAACCGAAGGCCAGCTTGGGGTAAAAACGATTCAGGAAGCATTAAAACTTGCCAGGGAAAAGGGCAAAGACTTAATCGAAATAGTTCCTCAGTCGAACCCACCTATCTGCAAAATAATGGATTTTTCGAAGTATAAATACGAACAAAACCAGAAATTGAAGGACCAAAGAAAAAGACAGAGAAACACTTCTATAATCAAAGAAATACGTTTGAGGCCGATGATAAGCGAGCATGATCTGGCGTTTAAGCTTAACCATGCGAGAGACTTTTTCGAAGAGAACCATAAAGTAAAATTTACGATATTGTTTTTGGGAAGGGAAATGTCCCACAATCAAATTGGAAGGGAACTTGCTAAAAAAATCAGGGAACAGCTTAAAGAAGTCGCTGAAGTCGATTTTGAACCAAAACTAGAGGGGAATAGGCTGATAGCGCAGTTTTCGCCTATAAAAAAATGA
- a CDS encoding cell division protein ZapA: MSEKVAVGILGKTYTLETDIDPLELQARAKYVEEKLKEASPNSDRATSSDVAVLTALIIADELFNLKTNYENLKSMVNKKSNDLISVIDRALEP, encoded by the coding sequence ATGAGTGAAAAAGTTGCTGTAGGAATCCTCGGAAAAACGTATACTCTAGAAACTGACATAGATCCGCTTGAACTCCAGGCGAGGGCAAAGTATGTTGAGGAGAAATTAAAAGAAGCAAGCCCCAACTCTGACAGGGCCACTAGTTCAGACGTAGCAGTACTTACAGCGCTAATTATCGCAGACGAATTGTTTAATTTAAAAACTAATTATGAAAATCTAAAATCTATGGTTAACAAAAAATCTAATGACCTTATTTCAGTTATTGACAGGGCATTGGAACCCTAG
- a CDS encoding TIGR00282 family metallophosphoesterase codes for MNILKVLFIGDIVGEPGREILKRSLPELVSKNNINFVIANSENAASGKGLTKSVSDEIFSSGVNVSTLGNHTFERREINDIITDPRIIRPANYPAEVPGKGFGIYNVETAGGTVELAVANLMGRVYMIQIDDPFRTADKILSEISKTTKNIIVDFHAEITSEKQAFGWYLDGRASAVIGTHTHVQTADERILPQGTAYLTDVGMTGPRDGIIGVDREIIIKRYLTSMPHRFSVAAGETMLNACIINIDTDTGASTNIQRIRVG; via the coding sequence ATGAACATTCTTAAGGTTTTATTTATTGGCGATATTGTAGGGGAGCCGGGCAGGGAAATCCTGAAAAGAAGCCTGCCTGAGCTTGTAAGTAAAAATAACATTAATTTTGTTATCGCCAATTCGGAAAATGCGGCCAGCGGTAAGGGCTTGACCAAGTCCGTCAGCGATGAGATTTTTTCCAGCGGTGTAAATGTTTCTACTTTGGGCAACCACACCTTTGAACGCAGGGAAATCAATGATATTATTACCGACCCCAGGATTATCAGGCCTGCCAATTATCCTGCAGAAGTTCCAGGCAAGGGATTTGGCATTTACAATGTAGAAACGGCCGGAGGCACAGTTGAGCTTGCTGTTGCAAACCTTATGGGAAGAGTTTATATGATTCAAATAGACGACCCTTTCCGTACGGCAGATAAAATCCTATCAGAAATATCTAAAACTACAAAAAACATTATTGTGGATTTTCACGCCGAAATAACATCAGAAAAGCAGGCGTTTGGCTGGTATCTGGACGGCAGAGCCAGCGCTGTGATTGGGACTCATACCCATGTGCAGACAGCTGATGAACGCATTTTGCCGCAAGGAACAGCTTATTTGACTGATGTCGGAATGACAGGCCCCAGGGATGGAATTATCGGTGTGGATAGGGAAATAATTATCAAAAGGTATCTAACTTCTATGCCTCACAGGTTTTCAGTAGCAGCCGGTGAAACTATGCTCAATGCGTGCATAATTAATATTGATACTGATACAGGCGCTTCTACAAATATTCAAAGGATAAGAGTAGGATGA
- the pheT gene encoding phenylalanine--tRNA ligase subunit beta, whose translation MKISYNWLKEFIAIEQYAPEQIAEILLSIGLEVEEIVRPYNIPDTVITAEIKNIAKHPNADKLTVCIVTDGSTEHQIVCGAKNINNGDKIPLALPGSKLPNGLEIKPTAIRGIESFGMLCSSKELGLNDDHSGILILPANTVLGKTLNETLGLNDIIFDVAVYPNRPDCLSILGVARELSAKLGLNLKLPDLYNPRKSENEHFPVEIVENNLCSRYIASYLNDIKVTDSSLKIQLRLLNHGLRPINNVVDITNYVLLETGHPLHSFDMDKLSGKKIIVRKAVQDENLLALNKLEYKLSSDMLVIADENSPQAIAGVIGGEISGVTKHTNNVILESALFKPQSVRSTRNKLNVSTDASYRFERGCSWEGCELAAKRALFLLLQNTDGKFVSINDTFKEELRPKKLTLRTSRLNKVLGMNPALDKKEIGDILLKLNLRVEPQDDNLNVEIPTYRLDLNEEIDLIEEVARIKGYDSIPSDLITAKIPEYIIEEPLLDLQDKTRDFLTGQGFHEVLNYSFYKNNLPDLKSDASALIEIANPLSQDTKFLRPSLLPGMFQNVLHNLNNRIEDIKLFELGKIFLQQASNKKEMNHLGIIAVGNTFPVSWKTKALKTDYYVISGLVQKLLTSTFQFSGWELSEITEEAGIFAQGQSAVVCHNKEIIAKFGLINPAYHPDINEDVFFAEVYMDNLIDKVSSDRKYSHYSNLPLSKRDLSVLVPAEITYSCLADEIHGCKTKDINIEIELFDLYKGEKIQSDKKSLSFTLYFSHKSRTLIDEEINAVIKQILEKLGKIGIMLRS comes from the coding sequence ATGAAAATATCCTATAATTGGTTAAAAGAATTCATTGCAATTGAACAATACGCTCCTGAGCAGATAGCCGAAATTCTTCTTTCTATCGGCCTTGAAGTCGAAGAAATAGTACGCCCCTACAATATTCCGGATACCGTAATAACCGCTGAAATTAAAAATATTGCGAAACACCCAAATGCGGATAAACTCACTGTTTGTATTGTTACAGACGGTTCAACAGAACACCAGATTGTCTGCGGGGCAAAAAATATAAATAACGGCGATAAAATACCGCTTGCACTCCCGGGTTCGAAACTACCTAATGGCCTGGAAATAAAACCAACGGCAATACGCGGAATTGAGTCCTTCGGCATGCTTTGCTCTTCAAAAGAGTTAGGCCTTAATGACGACCATTCCGGCATTTTAATTTTGCCGGCAAACACTGTCCTCGGAAAGACTCTTAATGAAACATTGGGCCTTAACGATATAATATTTGATGTTGCTGTTTATCCGAACCGCCCTGACTGCCTCAGTATATTAGGCGTCGCGCGTGAACTTTCTGCAAAATTAGGTTTGAACCTTAAGCTTCCCGACCTTTATAATCCGAGAAAATCAGAAAATGAACATTTCCCGGTTGAAATAGTTGAAAATAACCTTTGCAGCAGGTATATTGCTTCATATCTAAATGATATCAAGGTTACAGACTCTTCACTAAAAATACAATTACGCCTTTTAAACCACGGCCTGCGGCCTATTAACAACGTTGTAGACATTACAAATTATGTTTTACTTGAAACAGGACATCCTCTCCACTCTTTTGATATGGACAAACTTTCAGGAAAGAAAATTATAGTTAGAAAAGCCGTGCAGGATGAAAACCTGCTTGCGCTGAACAAATTAGAATACAAACTTTCTTCAGACATGCTGGTTATCGCCGACGAAAACAGCCCCCAGGCAATTGCCGGCGTGATCGGCGGAGAAATTTCGGGTGTTACAAAGCATACAAATAATGTTATTCTCGAAAGCGCCCTGTTTAAACCCCAGAGTGTACGCAGCACCAGGAACAAACTGAACGTTTCTACAGACGCTTCTTACAGGTTTGAAAGAGGTTGTTCGTGGGAGGGCTGTGAACTGGCGGCAAAAAGAGCGTTATTTCTTTTATTGCAAAACACGGACGGTAAATTTGTCAGCATAAATGATACATTTAAAGAAGAATTAAGGCCAAAAAAATTGACTCTGCGCACTTCAAGATTAAATAAAGTCCTTGGCATGAACCCTGCCCTGGATAAAAAAGAAATCGGAGATATATTATTAAAGCTGAATTTAAGAGTTGAACCGCAGGATGACAACTTAAACGTTGAAATTCCTACCTACAGGCTCGACCTGAACGAAGAAATTGATTTAATCGAAGAAGTCGCGAGAATTAAAGGATATGATTCAATTCCTTCAGATTTAATAACCGCAAAAATACCGGAATATATCATTGAAGAACCGCTGCTTGATTTACAGGATAAAACCAGGGATTTTCTTACCGGCCAGGGTTTTCATGAAGTTTTAAACTACAGTTTTTACAAAAACAACCTTCCTGACCTTAAGTCAGATGCCAGCGCATTAATTGAAATTGCGAATCCACTTTCACAGGACACCAAATTTTTAAGGCCTTCTTTGCTTCCAGGGATGTTTCAGAATGTACTTCATAACCTGAATAACCGGATTGAAGATATTAAACTTTTTGAATTGGGGAAAATATTTTTACAACAGGCTTCAAACAAAAAAGAAATGAACCATCTTGGCATAATCGCCGTGGGAAACACATTTCCCGTCAGCTGGAAAACTAAAGCGCTTAAAACCGATTACTATGTGATTTCGGGCCTGGTCCAGAAATTACTCACAAGCACTTTCCAGTTTTCCGGATGGGAATTATCCGAAATAACAGAAGAAGCCGGAATTTTTGCTCAAGGACAGTCCGCAGTGGTTTGTCATAATAAAGAAATTATCGCAAAATTCGGCCTTATAAATCCCGCTTACCATCCTGACATAAACGAAGACGTGTTTTTTGCCGAAGTTTACATGGATAATTTAATTGACAAGGTTTCAAGCGACAGAAAATACAGCCATTATTCAAACCTCCCGCTGTCCAAACGAGACCTATCAGTTTTAGTTCCGGCTGAAATAACTTATAGTTGCCTCGCTGATGAGATTCATGGCTGTAAAACAAAGGATATTAATATTGAAATTGAACTGTTTGATTTATATAAAGGAGAAAAAATTCAATCCGATAAGAAAAGTTTAAGTTTTACTTTATATTTCAGCCATAAGTCCCGCACGCTTATAGACGAGGAAATAAATGCCGTAATAAAGCAGATTCTTGAAAAATTGGGTAAAATCGGCATAATGCTTAGAAGTTAA